The stretch of DNA TCGGCGCCGGCATTCCGCTGGTGCTGCTGATTACCCTGGGTGGCCTGCTGTCGGTGGGCAACGATGACCTGGCCTCGGCCACCGACCCGATTGTGGCGATTCGCGACATGCTGCCGACTTGGATGGCGGTGCCGTACCTGATCACCGCTTTCGGCGGTCTGCTGCTGTCGAACAACCTGTCGGTGTACTCGGCCGGCCTGACCACTCTGACCCTGGGGCTCAAGGTCAAGCGGGTGTACGCGGTGGTGGTGGACATCGTGGCGATCTTCGCCGGCTCCATCTACTTCATGCTGATCGCCGAGAGTTTCTATGGGCCGTTCATTACCTTCATTTCCTTGCTGGCGGTGCCTCTAACCGCCTGGGTCGGGATCTTCGTGGTCGACCTGATCCACCGTCACTACTACAGCCCCAAGGATCTGCTGGACGTCAGCCCGAGCAGCGCCTACTGGTATCGCGGCGGTGTCGAATGGCGGGCCTTCGGTGCCTGGGCACTGGCTATAGTGCTGGGTTTCAGCTTCACCACCATCGGTACCAGCGCCGAGAACGTCTGGTTCGCCGGGCCGCTGGCCGATTCCTGGCTGGGCCATAACGGCCTGGGCTGGATCGTCACCTTCCTGGTAGCCGGCGGCGTGTATGCCGCGCTGGGCGGGGCCAGGGATCGCCGCGGTGCTTTTGTCGAGAATGCCAATGCCTAGAATGCTGCACACCGGCCAGGTTATCGTCGATCTGGTGATGTCCGTGGAGCGCCTGCCGAGCTCCGGCGGCGATGTGCTGGCGCAGTCCGCCAGCTTCGAGGCCGGCGGCGGCTTCAACGTGATGGCTGCCGCCCAGCGTAACGGCTTGCCGGTGCTGTACCTGGGGCGACACGGCAACGGTCGCTTCGGGGATCTGGCACGTGAGGCGATGCGCGCCGAGGGCATCCGGATCGCTCTCGAGGCCAGCCGCACCGAGGACACCGGCCTGTGCGTGGCGCTGACCGAAGCCACGGCCGAACGCAGCTTCATTTCCTATATCGGGGTGGAAGGCCAGCTGTCGGCCGAGGACCTGGACGGTGTCGCGGTGCAGGCCGATGACTTTGTCTATGTCAGCGGCTACAGCCTGCTGCATGTCGGCAAGGCCGAGGCTTTGCTGGACTGGCTGCTGGCCTTGCCGCAGGGGATCCAGGTGGTGTTCGATCCGGGCCCGCTGGTGGAATCGCCGGACTCCGAGGCCATGCGCCGGCTGCTGCCGCGTATCGATCTCTGGACCAGCAACAGCGTCGAGGCCTTGCGCTTCACCGGGACCTCGACCATCGCCGAAGCCCTGCGACGCCTGCATGACGAACTGTCGCAGGAGGTGTTGCTGGTGGTCAGGGACGGGCCGCAGGGCTGCTGGGTCAGCCAGCATGGCCATAGCGCCCATGTGCCGGGCTTCAAGGTCCGGGCGGTGGACAGCAACGGCGCTGGCGATGCCCATGCCGGAGTCTTCGTCGCAGCGCTGGCGCAGGGGCTGGAACCGTTGCAGGCGGCGCGCCGGGCCAACGCCGCGGCGGCCCTGGCGGTGACCCGCTGGGGGCCGGCCACCGCGCCGGGGGCAGCGGAGGTGGATGCGCTGGTCAATGGGGATAGCGTCCGAGCCTAGGCGTTTGCCGACTGAACGAGAGTGATCGCGAGCAAGCTCGTTCCCGCCGGGAGTAGGCCTGCTCGCGATCCGTGGTTTATCCCGCCTTGCGCAATGCCTCGATCAGTTCCTGCTTGCTCATGGTCGAGCGGCCGCGAATGTTCTTCGTTCGGGCCTCCTTCAGCAGGCTGTCCTTCGTCTGGGTGCTCAGCGACGTCGTGCTGTTGCGGGCATGTCCTTCACGGCTGGCGACGGCACGCCTGGCCGAGGACTGGCGCGCGGCGGTTTTTTCCGAGGCCGGTGTGCGTTGCCCGGAACCGCCAGCCCGTTCCCCTCCACCGGACTGCTTGTTCACCGTGGCCCAGGCGCGCGCTTCGGCCTCGTCCTTGGGCACGCCCTTGGCTTCGTAGCCGGCTTCGATATGCGCGGCCTTGCGCTTCTGTTCGGCGGTGTATTTGGCTTTGCTTCCACGAGGCATGAGGGCTCTCCTTTGGCAATGGGTACCTGAAGTTGGGGCGGGAAAAAGGCCGATAAGTGCCCGGGAATCGACGGATGGGCTCTGGATACCCTGCCAGAGGGTGTGATCGCTATCACAGAAGCGCGGCATTTCGCGCAAGAGGGGTAGGCCAGGGCGGCCCGAGGTTTGCCAGGGCGGGGGAAGTCTCGCACAATGCCTGCCCCGGAAATGGATGTGTCTGACGAGTTGTCAGGCCTTTTCGCGAGATTCTCATGGATGATTCTTACGCCCCAGATCAGGGGCGGCTGATCGACACGGCACGCTGCCGTCAATCCCCTGTTGTGCCCATCCAACCCCGTCACCGGTCTGCCCGCTGCCGTGCGGTTGGTCGTGGCCTGTTTTTAAAGGAATGAACCAATGAATACCCGGATGTTTTTGGCTGCGGCCCTGTTGGGCGGCAGCGTGCTGCTGGCCGGTTGTGGCGACAAGAGTGAAAAGGTCAGCCAGCCCGTCGCGCAGGTCGATACCCGGCAACAGGAAATAGAGAAATACAACCAGTACGTCGGTGCGGCGAACAGCATCAGCGAATCCTTCCAGACCTTCCTCCAGCGTTACCAGCAGTACGAGGTGCCGGCCCTGGCGGGCAAGGCGCCGATCACTGCCTTCAGCATTGGCAACGATATCCTCATTGATCGCCTGAGCCGGGCCCTGGATGGCGCCCTAGCCATCGATACGCCGATCCCGGAAGTGGACCAGGCGGCCCAGGCCTTTTCCGCGGCCCTGAAAACCCTCTCGCCCTTGAGCCATGAACTGCAGAACTACGCCACTTCCAAGGGCTACCTGAGCGACAACGGCGACCTGGCCCGTCGCCAGGGCCAGGCCTACCTGGCCGCCCTGACTGAGGTCAGCGAAAAGGAGCAGGACTTCTACGCCGGCCTTGGGGCGCGTGACCTGGCGCTGACCAAGCAGGCATTCGATGAGGCGCCGAAAGACACCGCGGCCTACTACCGTGCCGGGCTGATCTACTACGGCAAACTCAACACCGCGGATGCCGAGACGCTGTTCGCCGAACCGAACGATCCGCAGGCCCTGGCGGCCTTCGAGAAGTCCCTGGCACTGGTGGCCGACGCGGCCGCGGGCTGGAATGGCAAGGTCAGCGCCCAGGCCGCACAGAGCGGCAAGTCGTGCGGTGGCGGCATGCTGGAAATCAATGAGTTCATCGGCCAGTCGCGTTCGATCGTCCGCGACGTCAAGGACGGGGTGTACAAGCGCGCTCCCGAGGGCGCGATGAAGAACCTGCCGGCACACATGCAGAGTTCGAGCATCGTCCGCTCGGCCAACCGCTACAACCGCACCTACGGCAACATGATCAATCGCTTCAACCATCCGACCTGCTGAGTCGGCGCTGGCGGCACCCGCGTCGTAACGCGGGTGCCGGTGGGCGCGAACGAACGCCCCGGTCTTCGATCAGGCGTCCAGCTTGCGGGCCGCTTCCACTCCGGAAGTGGTCAGCTTGATCGGCAGGTTCAGGGCATGTTCGCCCTCCGGGTTGAGGGTGACATGGCCCTCCTTGATCAAGCCGCGTTCCTGCAACATTGCCAGGGTACTGGCCACGACTCTTTCGCCGCGATAGTTATCCAGCACCTCCTTGCCCAGGCCCAGGGTCAGGCCGAAAAACAGCAGGGCATCGCCGAAGCCCGGCGCCAGGGCAAAGCCCAGGCTGGCGACCACCAGCAGGCAGCCGAACAGGGCAATCGAGCGCGCGGCGCCCAGCAGGTCCGACAGGTGCCCGGAGAAGATCACGGCGACCAAGGTGCTGAGCATGGCGACCGAAATCACGCTGCTGGCATCGTGCTCATTGCCACCGCGCGAGCCGATCAGCAGCGAGAGCAGGAAGGTCGAGCCATAGGACAGCGACAGCAGGTAGCTGGCGACGCAGAACAGCCCGAACAGCCTGGCTGGAACCATGGGGGGTGGGGTAGCGCTGGACATGCGCAGGCCTCGTTCTTGTTGGATTCATGAGGCGCCGTTCTACCATGGGCGGTTGTCGCGTTAGTTGTGATCTTGCAGGCTTCAGGATTAGCCCGCAGCGGAGTAAGTCAGCCACCGATCTCGTCGATGAATTCGTCCATGAAGCGCTTCAGGCGGGCATGGCGCACCTGCGCCAGGCGCGCGCCGGTCACGGTCTGGAAACCCTCGGCCAGGTGCAGCAGCTTGGTGTGGAAGTGGTCGAGGGTGAAGTTCAGGTCGTCGTAGCCGCGGTGTTCGGCGTGCGGGTCATGAGGATCGTAGAAGGCTCGGTTCAACCGGCCGCCAACATAGAAGGTGCGGGCCACGCCGAGAGCGCCCAGGGCGTCGAGACGGTCGGCGTCCTGCAGGATCTTCGCCTCCAGGGTGCGCGCCTCGATGGCGGCGGAAAAACTGTGGGCTTCGATGGCGTGGGCCACCGCGGCGATCTTCGCTTCGGGCCAGCCCAGTCGGTGCAGCAGGGCCGAGGCCTTTTCCGCCGACAGGCGCGAGGCCTGGGCGCGCAGCGGTGAGCTCTTTTCCACTGCGACGCAATCGTGCAGCAGGGTGGCGGCCAGCAGCACTTGCAGATCGCCGCCGTCTTCCCGGGCGATGCGCCGCGCATTGGCCCACACCCGCTGCAGGTGCGACAGGTCGTGGGCGCCGTCTTCGACGGGCTCCAGCGCGTGGGGCAGCAGGGTGTTGGCGAGATCGGGCAGGGGAGCAAAAGCGTCGGAAGTCATTTCAGCCAGGCAGTAAAAATACAGGCGCACACTGTAGCCGCTGCCGCAGGCTGCGATAAGGCCCGCGGGACCTTCGGGCGTCGATAAAAGTGCCGTGCGCTTCGCGACCGATCGCAGCCAGCGGCAGCGGCTACAGGTATCGGGCAATTCCGACATGGACAATCACCCGTCACGACCTCCAGGCATATCCCTGTGAAATACCCGTGCATGTCCTTCCCCTGTCGATCTAATATGGCCGCCTACCTTCCAACCGAGACCCGCCGATGTCCGTCGAAATCCGTCCAGCCGTGCCCAGCGATGCACCGCAAATCCTTGCCTTCATCAGGGAGTTGGCCGATTACGAACGTGCTCGCCATGAGGTCATCGCCAGCGTCGCCGACATCGAGCGCAGCCTGTTCAGCGAGGGCGCCACGGCCCACGGCCTGATCTGCCTGCGCGATGGCGTGCCGATCGGCTTCGCGGTGTTTTTCTTCAGCTATTCCACCTGGCTGGGCAGCAATTGCCTGTACCTGGAAGACCTCTACATCACCCCCGCACAACGCGGCGGCGGCGCTGGCAAACAGCTGCTGCGGCACCTGGCGCGGATCGCCTGCGACAACGGTTGCGGGCGCTTCGAATGGAGCGTGTTGGAGTGGAACGAACCGGCGATCCAGTTCTACAAATCCCTGGGCGCCCAGCCCCAGGAAGAGTGGGTGAGGTACCGCATGGATGGCGATGTGTTGCGCGCGTTCGCCCAGGGCTGATTTACCCGGCGTTTCTTTCGTGCAGGAGCTCGCTCGCACTAGCAATCCTGATAGCCAACTCCATTCTCAAGGCAGCCCTCGAGCTCAGGGCTGCCGTCGTTCGACCAGGGCTCAGGCCTGCAGGCGCCAGCCCGTCATATGGGCGAGCGCGGACTATAAGGCAGCGTCTCTGGAGCGGACGAGGTTCTTTGCAAAGCTTGTAGAAGCAGCGGGTCGACGCTCGATTGCCCGCGATGATGCCCGCTCTGGCGCTGCATTTTTTTGGACGGGGTACATATCCATTCCTGCGGTAACGGCGGCTTAGGGTTCCGCCCTTACGGCGGGTCACTTTTTTTCAAACGCCAAAAAAAGTAACCAAAAAACGCTTGCCCCTGCGTACGGCCTTCGCTGCGCTCAGGTTCCCTCGCTCCGGCGTCCCTCAGGGGGCATCGACTCCGGTCGGCTTCGCTTCGACCTCCATACGATGTCCTCGACTGCGTCGAGGGGCGCTGCGCGCCATCCCCCTGATGAACGCCTCCACTCGGCCTCCCGATGGGGCGGGTAGATCAAGATCAAAAGCCAAAGCCATGCGCGACCTACCGGTCGGCGCTAAATCTTGTAGCCGCTGCCGAGCCTGCGAGGTTGCGTCCAGCCTGGGCGGCATTGCGTCGCAGCGGGTGCAGGGTCTTGAGATCGCTGGAGGATCTTCGGTCCTATCGCAGCCTTCGGCAGCGGCCACAGTGTCTTATCCCATAATATGGGAATGATATTTATATATTGAGATTTTATTCGAGTCGGGTTTATAGTCGCCGCCATCAGCTCTTACGCACTCACTGCCAAAAACAACTCACAGGTGAAGCGATGCAGGCGCAATTGATCGCGCTCGATTGGGGAACCACGTCCCTTCGTGCTTACAAACTCGCAGCAGGCGGCCAGGTGCTGGAACAGCGCGCGTTGACCTCGGGGGTCATGCAGTTGCCGAAGGTGGCGCGGATGATTGCCGGCCAGCGCTGCGACGATGGTTTTGAACTGGCCTTCGATGAGGCCTGCGGCGACTGGCTCGACGCGCAGCCGGGACTGCCGGTGATTGCCTGCGGCATGGTCGGCAGCGCCCAGGGCTGGCGCGAGGCCAGTTACTGCGAGACCCCGGCGGATGTCGCCCAGCTCGGGCAGGCCCTGGTGACCTTGCGCAGTCGGCGCGGGGTGGACGTGCATATCGTGCCGGGGGTGATCCAGCGTTCGCGCTTGCCGAACGTGATGCGGGGCGAAGAAACCCAGGTGCTGGGGGTGCTGCCGCAGCTGCCGGACGGGGCAGGGAGCGACGTGCTGATCGGCCTGCCCGGCAGTCATTCCAAATGGGTGCAGGTGGCCGATGGCTGCATCGTCCATTTCGACACCTTCATGACCGGCGAGCTGTTCGCCGTGCTCAGTCAACACAGCATTCTCGGCCGCACCCAGGAGCGTGGCGCGGCATTCGACGCCGAGGCCTTCGACCGCGGCGTGCAGGTGGCCTTGTCCGCCGAGGGCGAGATCGGCCCGCTGTCGACCCTGTTCAGCGCCCGCAGCCTGGGATTGACCGGTGAACTCAGCGGCCGCGCCCAGCCGGATTATCTGTCGGGCCTGCTGATCGGCCACGAACTTTGCGCACTGGCTGCCGTGCAGCGGCGCCGCCACAGCGACCCATTGCCGTCGATCGTGCTGATCGGCAATTCCCAGCTTTGCGCCCGTTACAGCCGGGCCTTGTCCGCCTGCGGTTTTCCCCGGGCAATCCTGGCCGAACAGGCCACCGAACGCGGTTTATGGCACCTGGCCGAAGCGGCCGGGCTGCTGACGCGCGTCCCTTGCGTTCACCCTTGAAAAGAGGTCCGACATGCTCAAGCAAGCACTGGCACATAACGGCCTGATTGCCATTCTCCGGGGGCTGCGTCCGCCAGAAGCGGTGGCCATCGGCGAGGCGCTGTATCAGGCGGGGTTTCGGGTTATCGAGGTGCCGCTCAATTCGCCGCAACCCTTTGACAGCATCCGCATCATGCGCGACGCCTTGCCCGCCGATTGCCTGATCGGCGCCGGCACGGTGCTGACCCCGGAGCAGGTCGGGCAGGTCAAGGCCGCGGGTGGCCAGGTGATCGTCATGCCCCACAGCGATCCCAAGGTGCTGCGCGCGGCCAGGGCCGCCGGCCTCTATCTGTCGCCCGGCGTGGCCACGCCGACCGAGGCCTTTGCCGCGCTGGCCGAAGGCGCCGACGTGCTCAAGCTGTTTCCCGCCGAGCAGATGGGCCCGGCGGTGGTCAAGGCCTGGCTCGCGGTATTGCCGGTCGGCACCGTGTTGCTACCGGTAGGCGGGATCACCCCGGACAACATGCAGGTGTTCGTCGACGCCGGGGTCAAGGGCTTCGGCCTGGGCTCCGGGTTGTTCAAGCCAGGGATGAGCGCCGCCGAGGTGGCGACCCGCGCCAAGGCCTATGTCGCCGCCTGGAATGCGCTGCGTTAAGACTTTTTGGCGCCCTCGGCGCTGCATCCGACAAGAGAGACAAGAAGATGAAAATCACCAAGTTGACCACCTTTATCGTTCCGCCGCGCTGGTGCTTTCTCAAGGTCGAGACCGACGAGGGCGTCACCGGCTGGGGCGAGCCCGTGGTCGAAGGGCGGGCGCACACGGTGGCCGCCGCCGTGGACGAACTGGCCGATTACCTGATCGGCAAGGACCCGCGCAATATCGAGGACAACTGGACCGTGCTCTACCGCGGCGGCTTCTACCGCGGCGGCGCCATCCACATGAGTGCCCTGGCCGGGATCGACCAGGCGCTGTGGGACATCAAGGGCAAGGCCCTGGGGGTGTCGGTCAGCGACCTGCTGGGCGGCCAGGTGCGGGACAAGATCCGCGTCTATTCGTGGATCGGCGGCGACCGTCCGGCCGACACCGCGCGTGCCGCCAAAGAGGCGGTGGCGCGTGGTTTTACCGCGGTGAAGATGAACGGGACCGAAGAGCTGCAGTTCCTCGACACCTTCGACAAGGTCGACCTGGCCCTGGCCAACGTGGCCGCGGTGCGTGACGCAGTCGGCCCCAACGTCGGGATCGGCGTCGATTTCCATGGCCGGGTGCACAAGCCCATGGCCAAGGTGCTGATGAAGGAACTCGATCCCTACAAGCTGATGTTTATCGAAGAACCGGTGCTCAGCGAAAACTACGAGGCCCTCAAGGAACTGGCGCCGCTGACCAATACCCCGATCGCCCTGGGCGAGCGGCTGTTCTCGCGCTGGGATTTCAAACGGGTGCTCAGCGAAGGTTACGTCGACATCATCCAGCCGGATGCTTCCCATGCCGGCGGCATCACCGAAACCCGCAAGATCGCCAACATGGCCGAAGCCTACGACGTGGCCCTGGCCCTGCATTGCCCGCTGGGGCCGATTGCCCTGGCCGCCTGCCTGCAACTGGACGCGGCTTGCTACAACGCCTTCATCCAGGAGCAGAGCCTGGGCATCCATTACAACGAAAGCAACGACCTGCTGGATTACGTCAAGGACCCGCGCGTCTTCGACTACCAGCAAGGCATGGTGAAGATTCCCAACGGCCCGGGCCTGGGCATCGAGATCAACGAGGAATACGTCATCGAGCGCGCGGCCATCGGCCACCGCTGGCGCAACCCGATCTGGCGCCACGCCGACGGCAGCTTCGCCGAATGGTGAGTTGATTCATTGCTGATAGGGGCGAGCTTGCTCGCGATGCCGGCGCGGTGCAGCAACCGACGCTATTGCGAGCGAGCCCGTTCCTCCAGGTACATAGCTGCATAGCCCTCAATAACCATAAGAAGAGGCATCCCCATGCAACCGCAAACCTTCACCGGGCAGGCGTCGCTGGTCGCGCCGAGCCGCAAGCGTTTTTTCATCATGGTGCTGTTGTTCATCACGGTGGTGATCAACTACCTGGACCGCAGCAACCTGTCGATCGCCGCGCCGGCCTTGACCCGCGACCTGGGCATCGACCCGATCCACGTCGGGCTGATTTTCTCGGCCTTCGGCTGGACCTACGCCGCCATGCAGATCCCCGGTGGCTGGCTGGTGGACCGCGTACCGCCACGCATTCTTTACACGGCGGCACTGCTGCTGTGGTCGCTGGCGACGGTGATGCTCGGCTTCGCCGCCAGCTTTATCGCCCTGTTCGTCCTGCGCATGGCGGTGGGCGCGCTGGAGGCGCCGGCCTATCCGATCAACAGCCGGGTGGTGACCACCTGGTTTCCCGAGCGCGAGCGTGCCACGGCCATCGGCTTTTACACTTCCGGGCAGTTTGTCGGGCTGGCTTTTCTCACCCCGGTGCTGGCCTGGCTGCAGCATGCCTTTGGCTGGCACATGGTGTTTGTCGTCACCGGTGCGGTGGGCATTCTGTGGGCGGCGATCTGGTACGCGGTGTATCGCGAACCACGGGATTTCAAGGGCGCCAACCCGGCGGAAATCGACCTGATCCGCCAGGGCGGCGGCCTGGTGGATATCCAGCGTGAGACGAACAGGAGCAAGGCGCGTTTCAGCTGGACCGACCTGGGGATTGTCCTGAGCAAGCGCAAGCTGTGGGGCATCTATCTGGGGCAGTTCTGCCTCAATTCGACCCTGTGGTTTTTCCTCACCTGGTTCCCCACTTACCTGGTGAAGTACCGCGGCATGGATTTCATCAAGTCCGGCCTGCTGGCGTCGCTGCCGTTCCTCGCGGCCTTTGTCGGCGTGCTGTGTTCCGGGTTCTTCTCCGACTGGCTGATCCGGCGTGGCGCCTCGGTGGGCTTTGCCCGCAAGCTGCCGATCATTGGCGGGCTGCTGATTTCCACCTCGATCATCGGCGCCAATTTCGTCGAGTCGACGCCGCTGGTGATTGCCTTCCTGGCGTTGGCGTTCTTCGGCAACGGCCTGGCCTCGATCACCTGGTCGCTGGTCTCGACCCTGGCGCCGGCGCGGTTGCTGGGGCTGACTGGCGGGGTGTTCAACTTCATCGGCAACCTGTCGGCGATCGCCACGCCGATCGTCATCGGCTTCCTGGCCAGCGGCGACTCCTTTGCCCCGGCCATTACCTACATTGCCGTGCTGGCGCTGGCGGGGGCCCTGTCCTACGTGCTGCTGGTGGGCAAGGTCGAGCGTATCGAGTTGTAGTGGCGGGGGACGGGCGATCATAATGCCGCCCGTTCTCACCCTCGGAAGGCTGGATATGCAGGACGACGCAGCAAAGACCGCCAAGGATGCCGCCCCCACCGGTACCCAGACATTGCTCCGTGGCCTGGCGGTGGTGCAGGCCGTGGCCAGCGGTGCCCGCGACCTCAAGGAAATCGCCCGGCTGATCGGCACCACCCGCAGCACCACCCATCGCCTGGCCAGTTGCCTGGTGGACGAGCGTTATTTGAGGGTAGTGCCGCAGGTCGGCTACCTGCTGGGGCCGAAGCTGATCGAGCTGGGTTTCCAGGCCCGCGAGGCCTTGCCGTTGGTGACCCTGGCCAGGCCATTCCTCGATGAGCTGTCGGCGTTGACCGGCGACACCATTCACCTGGCAATCCGCGAAGACGACGATGTGCTGTACCTGCACAAGAACCCGGGGCGCAACGGCCCGGAAATGCGTTCGCGGGTCGGCCATCGCATGCCGCTGGCGCGCACCGGGATAGGCAAGGCGCTGCTGCTCGATAGCACGCCCCAGGAGTGGCAGCGTTTGTATGAAGCGAGCCTGCCGGCGGGGGGCAGGAATGCGCTCTGGCCGCAGCACGAAGAGCCGACCTGGGAGCAGTTCCAGCAGCGTATGCAGGACTATGTGGCGGGAGGTTATGCCTTCGACCTGGAGGACAACGAACCGTCGATCCGTTGCGTGGCGGCGCCGGTCCGCGATGCCAGCGGCCAGATCGTCGCCGGTATCAGCATCGCCAGCACCGTGCCGTACATGCCGCTGGAAAAGATGGCCGAACTGATCCCGGTGATCAAACAGGCCGCCGCTGGCATCTCCGCCGAACTCGGCGGCTGACTTATTCCTCTGTAGGAGCGAGGCTTGCCCGCGACGCCGTGTACCTGATGTACCGCGGCGTCCGTATCGCCGGCAAGCCGGATTCCTACAATATTGTGCTTATTGTTTGAGGGTCGCCATGTCGATGACGAAGCGGTATTTCACATTGCCGGCGATCATCCGCGCGTAAGCCTCGTTGATCTGGCGGATGTCGAGCATTTCGATGTCGCAGGTGATGTTGTGCTCGGCGCAGAAATCCAGCACTTCCTGGGTTTCGGCGATGCCGCCGATCAGCGAGCCGGCCAGCACGCGACGGCCCAGTACCAGCTTGGCCGCGTGCACGGGCGGATCCACCGGCTCGATCAGGCCGACCAGGATGTGTACGCCGTCAAAACGCAGGGTATCCAGGTAGGGGTTGAGGTCGTGCTGCACCGGGATGGTGTCCAGCAGGAAGTCGAAGCGGCCGGCCGCGGCCTTCATCTGCTCGGCATCAGTGGAGACGATCACATGATCGGCGCCCTGGCGACGGGCTTCCTCGGCCTTGCTCGCCGAACGGGTGAACAGGGTCACTTGCGCGCCCAGGGCCTTGGCGAACTTGATGCCCATGTGGCCCAGGCCACCCATGCCGAGAATGCCCACCTTGTCGCCGGCCTTCACCCCGTAATGCTTGAGCGGCGAGTAGGTGGTGATGCCCGCGCAGAGGATCGGCGCGGCGCTGGCCAGGTCGAGTTTCTCGGGAATGCGCACGACAAAGTGCTCGTTGACCACGATGCTGTCGGAGTACCCGCCCATGGTGTTGCTGCCGTCGACCCGGTCCGGGGTGGCGTAGGTCATGGTCGGGCCTTCCAGGCAGTATTGCTCCAGGTTGGCGGCGCAGGCTTCGCAATGCTGGCAGGAGTCGACCATGCAGCCGACGCCGACCAGGTCGCCGATCTTGTGCCTGGTCACTTGGGCGCCGACCGCGGTGACCTTGCCGACGATTTCGTGGCCCGGCATCAGCGGGTACACGGCGATGCCCCATTCATTGCGGGCCTGGTGGATATCGGAGTGGCAGACGCCGCAGTAGAGAATCTCGATGGCCACGTCGTCGGGACGCGGGCTGCGGCGCTGAAAGCTCATGGGGGCGAGGGGCGTGGTGGCGGACTGGGCGGCGTAACCGATGGCTGTGTACATGATGAACCTCGCAAAAGCACTGACAGGTGAGGCGGGCCATTCTCGGCGCCGCTGCCTGGCGCGAACATGGCGATTCCTCGGCATGTCATGCCTATTCCTCCGCCATCGGCCATTTGCGCGCGGCATTGGCGTGCAGACCTGCGATGATGTTTTCATCCCTTTTTCCGTGAAGTTTTCCCCATGTTGTTGACCCGCCATCTCGATGCCAATGCCACCCTGGTGTCCCTGATCCAGCCTCTTGCGACCCGCGACGGTTTCGTTCCCACGGGGCTGCCCGGGGTCCAGGTGTTGCGAGCCAGTTGCGACGTGGCCCGCGGCCCGCATATCTACGAGCCGAGCCTGATGATCATCGCCCAGGGCAGCAAGCTGGCG from Pseudomonas chlororaphis subsp. chlororaphis encodes:
- a CDS encoding PfkB family carbohydrate kinase codes for the protein MPRMLHTGQVIVDLVMSVERLPSSGGDVLAQSASFEAGGGFNVMAAAQRNGLPVLYLGRHGNGRFGDLAREAMRAEGIRIALEASRTEDTGLCVALTEATAERSFISYIGVEGQLSAEDLDGVAVQADDFVYVSGYSLLHVGKAEALLDWLLALPQGIQVVFDPGPLVESPDSEAMRRLLPRIDLWTSNSVEALRFTGTSTIAEALRRLHDELSQEVLLVVRDGPQGCWVSQHGHSAHVPGFKVRAVDSNGAGDAHAGVFVAALAQGLEPLQAARRANAAAALAVTRWGPATAPGAAEVDALVNGDSVRA
- a CDS encoding Rho termination factor N-terminal domain-containing protein, which produces MPRGSKAKYTAEQKRKAAHIEAGYEAKGVPKDEAEARAWATVNKQSGGGERAGGSGQRTPASEKTAARQSSARRAVASREGHARNSTTSLSTQTKDSLLKEARTKNIRGRSTMSKQELIEALRKAG
- a CDS encoding DUF3829 domain-containing protein — protein: MNTRMFLAAALLGGSVLLAGCGDKSEKVSQPVAQVDTRQQEIEKYNQYVGAANSISESFQTFLQRYQQYEVPALAGKAPITAFSIGNDILIDRLSRALDGALAIDTPIPEVDQAAQAFSAALKTLSPLSHELQNYATSKGYLSDNGDLARRQGQAYLAALTEVSEKEQDFYAGLGARDLALTKQAFDEAPKDTAAYYRAGLIYYGKLNTADAETLFAEPNDPQALAAFEKSLALVADAAAGWNGKVSAQAAQSGKSCGGGMLEINEFIGQSRSIVRDVKDGVYKRAPEGAMKNLPAHMQSSSIVRSANRYNRTYGNMINRFNHPTC
- a CDS encoding HD domain-containing protein, encoding MTSDAFAPLPDLANTLLPHALEPVEDGAHDLSHLQRVWANARRIAREDGGDLQVLLAATLLHDCVAVEKSSPLRAQASRLSAEKASALLHRLGWPEAKIAAVAHAIEAHSFSAAIEARTLEAKILQDADRLDALGALGVARTFYVGGRLNRAFYDPHDPHAEHRGYDDLNFTLDHFHTKLLHLAEGFQTVTGARLAQVRHARLKRFMDEFIDEIGG
- a CDS encoding GNAT family N-acetyltransferase; the encoded protein is MSVEIRPAVPSDAPQILAFIRELADYERARHEVIASVADIERSLFSEGATAHGLICLRDGVPIGFAVFFFSYSTWLGSNCLYLEDLYITPAQRGGGAGKQLLRHLARIACDNGCGRFEWSVLEWNEPAIQFYKSLGAQPQEEWVRYRMDGDVLRAFAQG
- a CDS encoding 2-dehydro-3-deoxygalactonokinase; the encoded protein is MQAQLIALDWGTTSLRAYKLAAGGQVLEQRALTSGVMQLPKVARMIAGQRCDDGFELAFDEACGDWLDAQPGLPVIACGMVGSAQGWREASYCETPADVAQLGQALVTLRSRRGVDVHIVPGVIQRSRLPNVMRGEETQVLGVLPQLPDGAGSDVLIGLPGSHSKWVQVADGCIVHFDTFMTGELFAVLSQHSILGRTQERGAAFDAEAFDRGVQVALSAEGEIGPLSTLFSARSLGLTGELSGRAQPDYLSGLLIGHELCALAAVQRRRHSDPLPSIVLIGNSQLCARYSRALSACGFPRAILAEQATERGLWHLAEAAGLLTRVPCVHP
- a CDS encoding 2-dehydro-3-deoxy-6-phosphogalactonate aldolase, producing MLKQALAHNGLIAILRGLRPPEAVAIGEALYQAGFRVIEVPLNSPQPFDSIRIMRDALPADCLIGAGTVLTPEQVGQVKAAGGQVIVMPHSDPKVLRAARAAGLYLSPGVATPTEAFAALAEGADVLKLFPAEQMGPAVVKAWLAVLPVGTVLLPVGGITPDNMQVFVDAGVKGFGLGSGLFKPGMSAAEVATRAKAYVAAWNALR
- the dgoD gene encoding galactonate dehydratase, with protein sequence MKITKLTTFIVPPRWCFLKVETDEGVTGWGEPVVEGRAHTVAAAVDELADYLIGKDPRNIEDNWTVLYRGGFYRGGAIHMSALAGIDQALWDIKGKALGVSVSDLLGGQVRDKIRVYSWIGGDRPADTARAAKEAVARGFTAVKMNGTEELQFLDTFDKVDLALANVAAVRDAVGPNVGIGVDFHGRVHKPMAKVLMKELDPYKLMFIEEPVLSENYEALKELAPLTNTPIALGERLFSRWDFKRVLSEGYVDIIQPDASHAGGITETRKIANMAEAYDVALALHCPLGPIALAACLQLDAACYNAFIQEQSLGIHYNESNDLLDYVKDPRVFDYQQGMVKIPNGPGLGIEINEEYVIERAAIGHRWRNPIWRHADGSFAEW
- a CDS encoding MFS transporter; this translates as MQPQTFTGQASLVAPSRKRFFIMVLLFITVVINYLDRSNLSIAAPALTRDLGIDPIHVGLIFSAFGWTYAAMQIPGGWLVDRVPPRILYTAALLLWSLATVMLGFAASFIALFVLRMAVGALEAPAYPINSRVVTTWFPERERATAIGFYTSGQFVGLAFLTPVLAWLQHAFGWHMVFVVTGAVGILWAAIWYAVYREPRDFKGANPAEIDLIRQGGGLVDIQRETNRSKARFSWTDLGIVLSKRKLWGIYLGQFCLNSTLWFFLTWFPTYLVKYRGMDFIKSGLLASLPFLAAFVGVLCSGFFSDWLIRRGASVGFARKLPIIGGLLISTSIIGANFVESTPLVIAFLALAFFGNGLASITWSLVSTLAPARLLGLTGGVFNFIGNLSAIATPIVIGFLASGDSFAPAITYIAVLALAGALSYVLLVGKVERIEL